One stretch of Novosphingobium pentaromativorans US6-1 DNA includes these proteins:
- a CDS encoding PilZ domain-containing protein yields MDTSRFKPTPILRERRRNQCTRFTLYDASGQTIDVIVRDISSRGLSAAAAGDPPAPNSVVRAQLEDGRELWGLVRWTEGNLFGVEFDTRV; encoded by the coding sequence ATGGACACCAGCCGCTTCAAGCCGACACCGATTCTGCGTGAACGCCGCCGCAACCAGTGCACACGGTTCACGCTGTACGATGCCAGTGGCCAGACGATCGACGTGATCGTGCGCGACATTTCCTCGCGCGGTCTCAGCGCTGCTGCCGCAGGCGATCCGCCGGCGCCCAATTCGGTCGTGCGCGCCCAGCTTGAGGACGGCCGCGAACTCTGGGGCCTCGTACGCTGGACGGAGGGCAACCTGTTCGGCGTGGAATTCGACACCCGCGTCTGA
- a CDS encoding sulfite exporter TauE/SafE family protein, whose protein sequence is MLDPVQIDTLHLALGALSGVLVGFTLGLVGGGGSILAVPLMVYLVGVQSPHVAIGTSAFAVAVNAATGLVQHARAHNVKWRCGAVYAASGILGAFLGSTLGKAIDGQKLLFLFALVMIAVGVLMIRGRRNQGEPGAQCNRENAPKVVTFGLGTGVFSGFFGIGGGFLIVPGLVASTSMPMINAVGTSLVAVTAFGLTTALNYAASGLVDWLLAAVFIAGGIIGGVGGTMAARRLSGAGALTTVFAGLIFVVAAYMLWKSGTSL, encoded by the coding sequence ATGCTCGACCCCGTCCAGATCGACACGCTCCACCTCGCGCTCGGCGCTCTGTCGGGCGTTCTCGTCGGCTTCACGCTCGGCCTCGTCGGCGGTGGCGGATCGATCCTCGCAGTGCCGCTGATGGTCTATCTCGTCGGTGTGCAAAGCCCGCATGTGGCAATCGGCACCAGCGCCTTCGCCGTTGCCGTCAACGCCGCCACCGGCCTTGTCCAGCACGCCCGCGCGCACAACGTGAAGTGGCGCTGCGGTGCGGTCTATGCCGCCTCGGGTATCCTCGGCGCCTTCCTCGGCTCGACGCTGGGCAAGGCGATCGACGGGCAGAAACTGCTGTTCCTCTTCGCGCTCGTCATGATCGCGGTCGGCGTGCTGATGATCCGCGGCCGCCGCAACCAGGGGGAACCCGGGGCGCAGTGCAATCGCGAGAATGCCCCCAAGGTCGTCACGTTCGGTCTGGGCACCGGCGTCTTTTCCGGATTCTTCGGGATCGGCGGAGGCTTCCTCATCGTCCCCGGCCTCGTTGCGTCGACTTCGATGCCGATGATCAATGCGGTAGGCACCAGCCTCGTCGCCGTGACGGCCTTCGGCCTCACCACCGCGCTCAACTACGCCGCATCGGGCCTCGTCGACTGGCTGCTGGCAGCCGTGTTCATCGCCGGCGGCATAATCGGCGGCGTCGGGGGGACCATGGCGGCCAGGCGCCTGTCCGGCGCGGGCGCGCTGACCACGGTGTTTGCCGGGCTGATCTTCGTCGTTGCCGCCTACATGCTCTGGAAAAGCGGGACTTCGCTATGA
- a CDS encoding FixH family protein has translation MMSRTVRPFTGKHMTAILVAGFGVVVAVNFTMAGLASSTFGGVVVENSYVASQHFNRWLDEAKSEKALGWTLHADRRADGRVVAILGEVPTFPTVTAVARHPLGHKPDMTLHFERDAGSDWVSREVLPNDRWTLRFAVEAGGRTWRTEQAIR, from the coding sequence ATGATGAGCCGCACTGTCCGCCCCTTTACCGGCAAGCACATGACCGCGATCCTCGTCGCAGGCTTTGGCGTTGTCGTGGCCGTCAATTTCACGATGGCCGGGCTTGCCAGCTCGACCTTCGGAGGCGTCGTGGTCGAGAATTCCTACGTCGCCAGCCAGCATTTCAACCGCTGGCTCGATGAAGCGAAGTCGGAAAAGGCGCTGGGCTGGACGCTCCATGCCGATCGCCGTGCCGATGGCCGCGTCGTTGCCATTCTGGGCGAGGTGCCCACCTTTCCCACGGTGACTGCCGTGGCCCGCCACCCGCTGGGCCACAAGCCGGACATGACGCTGCATTTCGAGCGCGATGCCGGTAGCGACTGGGTCAGCCGCGAAGTGCTGCCCAACGATCGCTGGACCCTGCGCTTCGCGGTCGAGGCAGGCGGGCGCACCTGGCGCACCGAGCAGGCGATCCGATGA
- a CDS encoding amidohydrolase family protein has translation MQRDDLVIISTEDHLCEPPSLFDNQLCGALLAAAPRIASDAQGRPVWAYQGQSWPVSSCAPPLDVGTSGAETGPVLHPVTGSQDVHARIDEMDASGVAAALCFGDALGAESAIFHAAPDKALALRHLRAVNDWYLDEWCMAYPGRLVPLGILPSWDVQASLEEIDRLARKGLRVIALGANPLLQGLPPIRDDHWLPIFRSLADNDMTVACRPGPGNAALETGSLPGAGAWVSGMPLAAAQVLADWLQLDALHSCPDLRIVMPEGSIGWVPFLAARADLMDWRSPAWERSGRRAVKPSHLLARHFCHAFRWDPSGLANWAEVGEDNIAFAAGYPRTMGPWADTAAQCLEQLGDMPEAVIDKVTHGNAIRWLRHEALFEQFSRSEVTVGALRVQAAAKGVDTAYP, from the coding sequence ATGCAACGCGATGACCTGGTCATCATCAGCACCGAAGATCACCTCTGCGAGCCGCCCTCCCTGTTCGACAACCAGCTCTGCGGGGCGCTGCTCGCCGCCGCTCCCAGGATCGCCAGCGATGCACAGGGAAGGCCGGTCTGGGCCTATCAGGGGCAATCCTGGCCGGTTTCATCGTGTGCACCACCCTTGGACGTCGGAACAAGCGGCGCGGAAACCGGTCCGGTCTTGCACCCCGTCACCGGCTCTCAGGATGTCCACGCAAGGATCGACGAAATGGACGCGAGCGGCGTGGCTGCCGCGCTGTGCTTCGGCGATGCGCTGGGGGCCGAAAGCGCGATCTTCCACGCAGCCCCGGACAAGGCGCTGGCGCTGCGTCACCTGCGGGCGGTCAACGACTGGTATCTGGACGAATGGTGCATGGCCTATCCCGGCCGTCTGGTTCCCTTGGGCATCCTGCCGAGCTGGGATGTCCAGGCGAGCCTCGAGGAAATTGACCGGCTCGCGCGCAAGGGGTTACGCGTCATTGCTCTTGGCGCGAATCCGCTCCTGCAGGGCCTGCCGCCGATCCGCGACGATCATTGGCTCCCGATCTTTCGCTCCCTGGCCGACAACGACATGACCGTGGCCTGCCGGCCCGGCCCGGGTAATGCTGCGCTTGAAACCGGAAGTCTCCCCGGCGCCGGTGCCTGGGTTTCGGGGATGCCGCTGGCGGCGGCGCAAGTGCTTGCCGACTGGCTGCAACTCGACGCGCTGCATTCCTGTCCCGACTTGCGCATCGTGATGCCCGAAGGCTCGATCGGCTGGGTGCCTTTCCTGGCCGCCAGGGCCGACTTGATGGACTGGCGCAGCCCGGCATGGGAGCGTTCGGGGCGGCGTGCGGTAAAACCGTCGCATCTGCTTGCCCGGCACTTCTGCCACGCCTTCCGGTGGGACCCTTCGGGGCTCGCGAACTGGGCTGAAGTGGGTGAGGACAACATCGCCTTCGCGGCAGGCTATCCGCGCACGATGGGACCATGGGCGGACACCGCGGCGCAGTGCCTCGAGCAGCTAGGCGACATGCCCGAGGCGGTGATCGACAAGGTCACCCACGGCAATGCGATCCGCTGGTTGCGGCACGAGGCGCTGTTCGAACAGTTCTCCCGGTCCGAGGTCACAGTGGGCGCATTGCGCGTCCAGGCGGCGGCCAAAGGGGTCGATACTGCCTATCCGTAA
- a CDS encoding DUF2474 domain-containing protein: protein MKRTRLDADEAPLWKRLGWMALIWAGSVTGLGLVSLAIRFWLK, encoded by the coding sequence ATGAAGCGCACCCGGCTGGACGCCGACGAAGCTCCACTGTGGAAGCGGCTGGGCTGGATGGCGCTGATCTGGGCCGGAAGCGTGACCGGGCTGGGGCTCGTTTCGCTGGCAATCCGGTTCTGGCTGAAATAA
- a CDS encoding heavy metal translocating P-type ATPase has product MNAPVSALTAQGAAAQACIDSRFTVPGMRCAGCIGKVERGLAAVPGVAAARVNFSARRVAVSHDPALTGDAIIEELRKLGFEAERAAENPLGRDDAETRRLLRALAVAGFGMMNIMLLSVSVWAGAGGETRELFHLLSALIAIPVIAYAGRPFFGSALMALRYRRTNMDVPISIGVLLATGMSLYETLTGGPHAYFDGAVMLLFFLLAGRVLDAMMRSRARSGIAALLGRMGRGAHVLEADGSTRYVEADRLAPGMIMLVAAGEALAADGEIVEGRTTVDSSMLTGESDPRPAGTGETIHAGMINLGNPVRVRVTAAAQDTALADIARLMDEAGQSRSRYVRIADKAARYYAPAVHSLAFLSFCGWMLAGAGLYKSLLIAVAVLIITCPCALGLAVPAAQVVAAGALMKRGLLIKDGSALERLAEVDEVLFDKTGTLTLGEPRPVDLTMLSPRQRSITLALAQASRHPLSRGLASALRGEGVEPATLDALSETAGHGMAGRWAGEEVALLRPEVEAGGLAVDLLVGGARTRIGFADLLRPDVRETLEQLRAQGIVSAIASGDRQAAVAQVARELGLFATAAMRPADKLALLERKAGQGRKVLMIGDGLNDGPALAGAHVSIAPGGASDVSQQAADAVFVGDRLMPVSMAIRVARATMRVVRQNFALAAIYNLFAVPLAIFGFVTPLLAAIAMSASSLIVVGNSLRVARAAGRQGA; this is encoded by the coding sequence ATGAACGCGCCGGTTTCCGCCCTCACCGCACAAGGCGCTGCCGCACAGGCCTGTATCGACAGCCGCTTCACGGTGCCCGGCATGCGCTGCGCGGGCTGCATCGGCAAGGTCGAGCGCGGGCTTGCCGCCGTGCCCGGGGTCGCTGCGGCGCGCGTCAATTTCTCCGCCAGGCGCGTCGCGGTGAGCCACGATCCCGCACTGACCGGCGATGCCATCATCGAGGAACTGCGCAAGCTGGGTTTCGAGGCCGAGCGCGCGGCCGAGAACCCGCTGGGCCGCGATGACGCCGAAACCCGGCGCCTGCTGCGCGCACTGGCGGTGGCCGGCTTCGGCATGATGAACATCATGCTGCTCTCGGTCAGCGTATGGGCCGGAGCCGGGGGCGAGACGCGCGAGCTGTTCCATCTGCTCTCGGCGCTCATCGCCATTCCCGTCATCGCCTATGCCGGCAGGCCCTTCTTCGGCTCGGCGCTGATGGCCTTGCGCTACCGCCGTACCAACATGGACGTGCCGATCTCGATAGGCGTCCTGCTGGCGACGGGGATGAGCCTTTACGAGACGCTGACCGGCGGCCCCCATGCCTATTTCGACGGCGCGGTGATGCTGCTGTTTTTCCTGCTGGCGGGCCGCGTGCTCGACGCGATGATGCGCAGCCGCGCCCGGTCGGGGATCGCCGCGCTGCTGGGCCGCATGGGGCGCGGCGCGCATGTGCTCGAAGCGGACGGTTCCACCCGCTATGTCGAGGCGGACCGCCTGGCCCCGGGCATGATCATGCTGGTGGCCGCCGGAGAAGCGCTGGCCGCCGACGGCGAGATCGTCGAGGGGCGCACCACCGTCGATTCCTCGATGCTCACCGGTGAGAGCGATCCGCGACCGGCAGGCACGGGCGAGACGATCCATGCCGGGATGATTAACCTGGGCAATCCGGTCCGGGTCCGGGTGACCGCGGCGGCGCAGGATACCGCGCTTGCCGATATCGCCCGCCTCATGGACGAGGCCGGTCAGTCGCGTTCGCGCTACGTCCGCATCGCCGACAAGGCGGCGCGCTACTATGCACCGGCAGTGCACAGTCTTGCGTTCCTGAGCTTCTGCGGCTGGATGCTGGCGGGGGCGGGTCTCTACAAGTCGCTGCTGATCGCAGTGGCGGTGCTGATTATCACGTGCCCTTGCGCGCTGGGCCTTGCGGTACCGGCGGCGCAGGTCGTTGCTGCCGGCGCACTGATGAAGCGCGGCCTGCTGATCAAGGACGGCTCCGCGCTCGAACGTCTCGCCGAAGTGGATGAAGTGCTGTTCGACAAGACCGGTACGCTCACCCTTGGCGAGCCGCGCCCCGTCGACCTCACCATGCTTTCCCCCCGGCAGCGCAGCATTACGCTCGCACTGGCGCAGGCGAGCCGCCATCCGCTCAGCCGCGGTCTGGCGAGCGCCCTGCGCGGCGAAGGCGTCGAACCGGCCACGCTCGATGCCCTCAGCGAGACGGCAGGGCACGGGATGGCCGGACGCTGGGCGGGAGAAGAGGTCGCGCTGCTGCGTCCGGAAGTGGAAGCGGGCGGACTCGCCGTCGACCTGCTCGTCGGAGGGGCGCGCACGCGCATCGGCTTTGCCGATCTGCTCCGCCCGGACGTGCGCGAGACGCTGGAGCAGCTTCGCGCACAGGGCATCGTTTCGGCCATCGCCTCGGGCGACCGGCAGGCGGCGGTGGCGCAGGTCGCGCGCGAGCTGGGGCTCTTCGCTACCGCTGCCATGCGTCCGGCCGACAAGCTGGCGCTGCTGGAGCGCAAGGCGGGGCAGGGCCGCAAGGTCCTGATGATCGGCGATGGCCTGAACGATGGCCCTGCGCTTGCCGGTGCCCATGTCTCCATCGCTCCCGGCGGGGCGAGCGACGTCAGCCAGCAGGCTGCCGATGCCGTCTTCGTCGGCGACAGGCTCATGCCGGTTTCCATGGCGATCCGGGTGGCGCGTGCCACCATGCGGGTGGTGAGGCAGAACTTCGCACTGGCCGCCATCTACAATCTCTTTGCAGTGCCGCTGGCGATTTTCGGATTCGTGACGCCGCTTCTTGCCGCCATCGCAATGTCGGCCAGTTCCTTGATCGTGGTCGGGAATTCGCTGCGAGTTGCGCGCGCGGCCGGCAGGCAGGGCGCATGA
- the cydB gene encoding cytochrome d ubiquinol oxidase subunit II, with product MDVNFDLTVIWAFIIAFGVFAYVVMDGFDLGIGILFPSFKVGEGRNRAMNSIAPVWDGNETWLVLGGGGLFAAFPLAYAIILPATYPLIVAMLLGLVFRGVAFEFRWRDPAHRPFWDLAFSGGSFVAAMSQGMTLGAILQGIEVSNRAYAGSWWDWLTPYTLLTGLGVVAGYALLGATWLVWKLDGASQAHAYQVAKRAAAATLVLLVGVSLYTPLLDADYWTRWFEMPNVLFAAQVPLLTAILAFLLFRALARRREAAPFWFALGIFLLGMAGLGVSMWPYVVPGQVTIWDAAAPERSQIFMLVGVALTLPLILIYTGWAYWVFRGKVGHEGYH from the coding sequence ATGGACGTCAATTTCGACCTCACCGTCATCTGGGCCTTCATCATCGCCTTCGGCGTCTTCGCCTATGTCGTGATGGACGGCTTCGACCTTGGCATCGGCATCCTCTTCCCCAGCTTCAAGGTGGGCGAGGGACGCAATCGCGCGATGAATTCCATCGCGCCGGTGTGGGACGGCAACGAGACCTGGCTGGTGCTGGGCGGCGGCGGCCTGTTCGCCGCCTTCCCGCTGGCCTATGCCATCATCCTGCCCGCGACCTACCCCCTGATCGTCGCCATGCTTCTGGGACTTGTGTTTCGCGGCGTCGCCTTCGAATTCCGCTGGCGCGATCCGGCGCACCGGCCGTTCTGGGACCTCGCCTTCTCGGGCGGATCGTTCGTCGCGGCGATGTCGCAGGGCATGACGCTTGGCGCGATCCTGCAGGGTATCGAGGTATCGAACCGCGCCTATGCCGGGTCGTGGTGGGACTGGCTGACGCCCTACACGCTTCTGACCGGCCTCGGTGTGGTGGCGGGCTATGCCCTGCTCGGCGCGACCTGGCTGGTCTGGAAGCTCGACGGCGCGTCGCAGGCCCATGCCTACCAGGTGGCAAAGCGCGCCGCGGCGGCAACGCTCGTGCTGCTGGTCGGCGTCAGCCTCTACACGCCGCTGCTGGACGCGGACTACTGGACCCGCTGGTTCGAGATGCCCAATGTCCTGTTCGCAGCGCAAGTCCCGCTGCTCACCGCCATCCTCGCCTTCCTGCTGTTCCGTGCCCTGGCCAGGCGGCGCGAGGCAGCGCCTTTCTGGTTCGCGCTCGGCATCTTCCTGCTCGGCATGGCGGGCCTTGGCGTCAGCATGTGGCCCTATGTCGTTCCCGGTCAAGTGACGATCTGGGACGCTGCCGCCCCCGAACGCAGCCAGATCTTCATGCTGGTCGGCGTCGCGCTCACCTTGCCCCTGATCCTCATTTACACCGGCTGGGCCTACTGGGTATTTCGCGGCAAGGTCGGCCACGAAGGCTATCACTGA
- the ccoS gene encoding cbb3-type cytochrome oxidase assembly protein CcoS, protein MTILGFLIPLALLMGLAGLGAFFWAMKSGQFEDLDGAANRILIDEDDDLDGNSNS, encoded by the coding sequence ATGACCATTCTTGGCTTCCTCATCCCGCTGGCACTGCTTATGGGCCTCGCCGGGCTCGGCGCCTTCTTCTGGGCGATGAAAAGCGGGCAGTTCGAGGATCTCGACGGTGCGGCCAACCGCATCCTGATCGATGAAGACGACGATCTCGATGGGAACAGCAATTCGTGA
- a CDS encoding cytochrome ubiquinol oxidase subunit I — MWDHADALLLARIQFAFTVSFHFIFPAFSIGLASYLAVLEGLWLKTGKALYLDLFRYWLKIFAVAFAMGVVSGIVMSYQFGTNWAVFSDKAGPVIGPLMAYEVLTAFFLEAGFLGVMLFGMERVGRKLHFFATCMVAGGTFVSAFWILSVNSWMQTPTGFEIGANGQFLPGPSWIDVIFNPSFPYRLLHTVTAAYLTTAFAVGGVGAWHLLRERTNAHARKMFSMAMWMAALVAPVQIFLGDAHGLNTLEHQPAKVMAMEGHYQSHPEGAPLILFGIPDSKEKRVDYAIEVPKLSSLILKHDPNAPLAGLDTVPAADQPPVGPVFWAFRVMVGLGFAMLGIGLWSLLGRARGKLYDWRWLHRAAIAMGPSGFIAVIAGWMTTEVGRQPWTIYGLLRTADSASPLDAPAVGASLLAFVVVYFSVFSIGTWYILKLMDKAPQPQESGLEEGPVRTAGITPGPHQHPAGKGA, encoded by the coding sequence ATGTGGGATCACGCCGACGCCTTGCTGCTGGCACGGATCCAGTTCGCCTTCACGGTGAGCTTCCATTTCATCTTCCCCGCGTTCTCCATCGGCCTTGCCAGCTACCTTGCGGTGCTGGAGGGGCTGTGGCTGAAAACGGGCAAGGCGCTGTACCTCGACCTCTTCCGCTACTGGCTCAAGATCTTCGCGGTCGCCTTTGCGATGGGCGTCGTCTCCGGCATCGTCATGTCCTACCAGTTCGGCACCAACTGGGCGGTGTTCTCGGACAAAGCCGGGCCGGTGATCGGGCCGCTGATGGCCTATGAAGTGCTGACCGCCTTCTTCCTCGAAGCCGGGTTCCTAGGCGTCATGCTGTTCGGAATGGAGCGGGTGGGGCGCAAGCTGCACTTCTTCGCCACCTGCATGGTGGCCGGCGGCACTTTCGTATCGGCCTTCTGGATCCTGTCGGTGAACTCGTGGATGCAGACCCCGACCGGTTTCGAGATCGGTGCGAACGGCCAGTTCCTGCCGGGGCCGAGCTGGATCGACGTGATATTCAACCCCAGCTTCCCCTATCGCCTGCTGCACACCGTGACCGCCGCCTACCTCACCACCGCCTTCGCGGTTGGCGGCGTGGGCGCCTGGCATCTGCTGCGCGAGCGGACCAATGCCCACGCGCGCAAGATGTTCTCGATGGCGATGTGGATGGCCGCGCTCGTCGCGCCGGTGCAGATCTTTCTCGGCGACGCCCATGGCCTCAACACGCTGGAACACCAGCCGGCCAAGGTCATGGCGATGGAAGGCCACTACCAGAGCCATCCCGAGGGTGCGCCGCTGATCCTCTTCGGCATTCCCGACAGCAAGGAAAAGCGCGTCGATTACGCGATCGAAGTGCCCAAGCTCTCCTCGCTGATCCTCAAGCACGATCCGAATGCGCCGCTGGCCGGCCTGGACACCGTTCCCGCAGCCGACCAGCCGCCCGTCGGCCCGGTATTCTGGGCCTTCCGGGTCATGGTCGGGCTGGGCTTCGCGATGCTCGGCATCGGCCTGTGGAGCCTGCTGGGGCGTGCGCGCGGCAAGCTCTACGACTGGCGCTGGCTGCACCGCGCGGCAATCGCGATGGGCCCCTCGGGCTTCATTGCGGTGATCGCCGGATGGATGACCACCGAAGTGGGCCGCCAGCCCTGGACGATCTACGGCCTGCTGCGCACCGCCGATTCCGCCTCGCCACTCGACGCGCCCGCGGTAGGCGCCTCGCTGCTGGCTTTCGTCGTGGTCTATTTCTCCGTCTTCTCGATCGGCACCTGGTACATTCTCAAGCTGATGGACAAGGCGCCGCAACCGCAGGAAAGCGGCCTCGAGGAGGGCCCCGTCCGCACCGCCGGGATCACGCCCGGGCCGCACCAGCATCCCGCCGGAAAGGGGGCGTAA
- a CDS encoding bifunctional protein tyrosine phosphatase family protein/NAD(P)/FAD-dependent oxidoreductase yields METRQIAPGLSVCGQIAPGDLEALTALGFRAIVCNRPDGEEADQPSFATLADAASAYGIAMRYLPVGGGVTAEDQAADFAAALRELPAPVLAYCRTGNRSEQVARAAFARAPAAKAPHYKVLIVGGGSAGIATAASILKRRRGLSLAIVEPREDHFYQPGWTMVGGGVFQQRDTVRKTAAVLPRGADWIRDAVSGFDPDANAVQLAGGMRVTYDILIVAMGNRLAWERIAGLEETLGRNGVTSNYRFDLAPYTWQLVQRMQRGRALFTQPPMPIKCAGAPQKAMYLSCSEWEKQGLLGNIEVEFHNAGGVLFGVPEYVPALMETVQRYGIGLNFESNLVAVDGPNRTATFRTPDGEVTRGFDMLHVVPPQEGNRVVAASPLADASGYAEVDAATMRHVRFANVFALGDGCNTGNAKTAAAARKQAPVVAVNALAALDGRDPVAAYDGYGSCPLTVDRGHIVLAEFTYGGKVSPTLPTWLIDGTRPSRLAWHLKADALPPIYWHGMLKGREWLVPPVPLQ; encoded by the coding sequence ATGGAAACTCGGCAAATCGCCCCCGGCCTTTCGGTCTGCGGCCAGATCGCACCCGGCGATCTCGAGGCGCTCACCGCGCTGGGCTTTCGCGCCATCGTGTGCAATCGCCCCGACGGCGAGGAAGCCGACCAGCCGAGTTTCGCCACGCTGGCCGATGCGGCGAGCGCATACGGCATCGCCATGCGCTACCTGCCCGTCGGCGGCGGCGTGACGGCCGAAGACCAGGCCGCCGATTTTGCTGCCGCCCTTCGCGAGCTTCCTGCCCCCGTGCTTGCATACTGCCGCACAGGCAACCGCTCCGAACAGGTCGCCAGGGCCGCCTTTGCACGGGCCCCGGCAGCGAAGGCGCCGCACTACAAGGTGCTGATCGTCGGCGGGGGCTCTGCAGGGATCGCCACCGCGGCCTCGATTCTCAAACGCCGCCGCGGGCTCTCCCTTGCGATCGTCGAACCGCGCGAGGATCACTTCTACCAGCCGGGCTGGACCATGGTGGGCGGCGGGGTCTTCCAGCAGCGCGATACCGTGCGCAAGACCGCCGCCGTACTGCCGCGCGGGGCTGACTGGATCCGCGATGCCGTATCCGGCTTCGATCCCGATGCCAACGCGGTCCAGCTCGCTGGCGGCATGCGCGTCACGTACGACATCCTCATCGTCGCCATGGGCAATCGCCTCGCCTGGGAAAGGATCGCCGGGCTCGAAGAGACGCTCGGCCGGAACGGTGTGACCTCGAACTACCGCTTCGACCTTGCTCCCTATACCTGGCAGCTCGTCCAGCGGATGCAGCGCGGGCGCGCGCTGTTCACCCAGCCGCCGATGCCGATCAAGTGCGCAGGCGCCCCCCAGAAGGCCATGTACCTGTCGTGCAGCGAATGGGAGAAGCAGGGCCTGCTCGGGAACATCGAGGTCGAATTCCACAATGCCGGCGGCGTTCTGTTCGGCGTGCCGGAATACGTGCCCGCGCTGATGGAGACGGTCCAGCGCTACGGCATCGGCCTGAACTTCGAATCGAACCTCGTCGCCGTCGACGGGCCGAACCGCACCGCGACCTTCCGCACCCCTGACGGCGAGGTCACCCGCGGTTTCGACATGCTCCACGTCGTTCCGCCGCAAGAGGGCAACCGCGTGGTCGCGGCCAGTCCGCTGGCGGACGCGAGCGGCTATGCCGAAGTCGACGCCGCGACCATGCGCCATGTCCGCTTCGCCAATGTCTTCGCGCTGGGTGACGGCTGCAATACCGGCAATGCCAAGACCGCAGCGGCGGCGCGCAAGCAGGCCCCGGTAGTTGCGGTAAACGCCCTTGCCGCGCTCGACGGCCGCGATCCGGTCGCAGCCTACGACGGCTACGGCTCCTGCCCACTCACGGTCGATCGCGGCCACATCGTCCTGGCCGAGTTTACTTACGGCGGGAAAGTCTCACCGACCCTGCCGACCTGGCTGATAGACGGCACGCGGCCCTCGCGCCTCGCCTGGCATCTCAAGGCCGACGCACTGCCGCCGATCTACTGGCACGGCATGCTCAAGGGCCGCGAGTGGCTCGTCCCGCCGGTTCCGCTGCAGTAG
- the hemN gene encoding oxygen-independent coproporphyrinogen III oxidase has product MWTYLPDLLAIPVPRYTSFPTAAEFDDRVGAADLLRVLEGETGEVSLYVHIPFCEKICWYCGCNTSVANRRDRVSSYLDALHREITLVSEHLPNAAKVTRIAFGGGSPNGIPPIDFVRLVDALTLQFAASRPVISIELDPRTMGPEWAAVVGAVRIERASLGVQTFAPALQEAIGRVQPAQMIGETTEMLRAAGVASLNYDLMYGLPGQTMADLEDSLRRSVTLGADRIALFGYAHIPHLIARQRKIDGSALPDAEMRFRMAAFGYEYLVNEGYVPVGFDHFALPGDSLARAALTGRLRRNFQGFTEDQAPVLIGLGASSISSFPELLVQNEKNTGRYRMMLSQDRLTANRGIVRSAEDRRRGAVIEGLLCRGRAHVDPDLAREALPMLESYLQAGLCEADGDDLVIRPGGLPYARSIAARFDPYRKDSLRRFSSAV; this is encoded by the coding sequence ATGTGGACATATCTGCCAGACCTGCTCGCGATTCCCGTACCGCGCTACACCAGCTTCCCGACGGCGGCCGAATTCGACGACCGCGTCGGCGCGGCCGATCTCCTGCGGGTGCTGGAGGGAGAGACCGGCGAAGTCTCGCTCTACGTGCACATTCCTTTCTGCGAGAAGATCTGCTGGTACTGCGGTTGCAATACAAGCGTGGCCAACCGGCGCGACCGGGTGTCGAGTTACCTCGACGCCCTGCACCGCGAGATCACGCTTGTTTCAGAACACCTGCCCAATGCCGCGAAGGTAACGCGCATCGCCTTTGGCGGGGGCAGTCCCAACGGCATTCCGCCGATCGACTTCGTGCGGCTGGTCGATGCATTGACGTTGCAGTTCGCCGCTTCGCGCCCGGTCATCTCGATCGAGCTCGACCCGCGCACGATGGGCCCCGAATGGGCTGCGGTGGTCGGGGCGGTCCGGATCGAGCGCGCCAGCCTTGGCGTCCAGACCTTTGCGCCCGCGCTGCAGGAGGCCATCGGCCGGGTGCAGCCGGCGCAGATGATCGGGGAAACCACCGAAATGCTGCGCGCGGCGGGGGTGGCTTCGCTCAATTACGATCTCATGTACGGTCTGCCCGGCCAGACGATGGCCGACCTGGAGGATTCGCTGAGGCGGAGCGTTACGCTCGGAGCGGATCGGATAGCGCTCTTCGGATATGCCCATATCCCGCACCTGATCGCGCGCCAGCGCAAGATCGATGGCAGCGCGCTGCCCGATGCCGAAATGCGCTTTCGCATGGCGGCGTTCGGCTACGAATATCTCGTGAATGAAGGCTATGTGCCGGTCGGGTTCGACCACTTCGCCTTGCCCGGCGATTCGCTCGCCCGCGCGGCACTGACCGGCAGGCTGCGGCGCAATTTCCAGGGCTTCACCGAGGATCAGGCGCCGGTCCTGATCGGGCTTGGCGCTTCCTCGATCAGCAGTTTCCCGGAGCTACTGGTCCAGAACGAGAAGAATACCGGCCGCTATCGCATGATGCTCTCGCAGGATCGACTGACCGCCAATCGCGGGATCGTGCGCAGTGCCGAAGATCGCCGTCGCGGCGCCGTGATCGAGGGGTTGCTGTGCCGGGGCCGCGCCCATGTCGATCCCGACCTCGCGCGCGAGGCGTTGCCGATGCTGGAGTCCTATCTTCAGGCCGGGCTGTGCGAGGCCGATGGCGACGACCTGGTGATCCGCCCGGGCGGCCTGCCCTATGCGCGCTCCATCGCGGCACGCTTCGATCCTTATCGCAAGGATTCGCTGCGGCGGTTCAGTTCGGCGGTCTAG